Proteins found in one Orcinus orca chromosome 11, mOrcOrc1.1, whole genome shotgun sequence genomic segment:
- the TIGAR gene encoding fructose-2,6-bisphosphatase TIGAR isoform X2 has translation MRTKQLSFDLQTVHGILEKSKFCKDMTVKYDSRLRERKYGVAEGSPLSELRAMAKAAGQECPVFTPPGGETLDQVKMRGKDFFEFLCQLILKEAGQNEQFSQEAPSDCLESSLAEIFPLGKNCTSTFNSDSGAPGLVASVLVVSHGAYMRSLLDYFLTDLKCSFPVTLSRSELTSVSPNTGMSVFIINCEKGEVKPTTQCVCVNLQGHLTGVTKVH, from the exons TTGTCTTTTGATTTGCAGACCGTGCATGGAATTTTGGAGAAGAGCAAATTTTGCAAAGATATGACAGTAAAGTATGATTCAAGACTTCGAGAAAGG AAATATGGGGTTGCAGAAGGCTCGCCGCTGAGTGAGCTAAGGGCCATGGCCAAAGCAGCTGGGCAGGAGTGCCCTGTGTTCACACCGCCCGGAGGAGAGACCTTGGACCAG gtGAAGATGCGTGGAAAAGACTTCTTTGAATTTCTTTGTCAGCTGATCCTGAAAGAAGCGGGTCAGAATGAACAGTTTTCCCAAGAAGCCCCGAGCGACTGTCTGGAAAGTTCTTTGGCAGAGATATTTCCTTTAGGGAAAAACTGTACCTCCACGTTTAATTCGGACAGCGGCGCTCCAGGGTTAGTGGCCAGTGTCTTAGTTGTGAGTCACGGCGCCTACATGAGAAGCCTGTTGGATTATTTCCTGACCGACCTTAAGTGTTCCTTCCCGGTGACCCTGAGCAGGTCCGAACTCACATCAGTCAGCCCCAATACAGGGATGAGTGTCTTTATCATAAACTGtgagaaaggagaagtgaaaCCAACCacgcagtgtgtgtgtgtgaacctcCAGGGCCACCTGACCGGGGTGACCAAAGTTCACTAA
- the FGF23 gene encoding fibroblast growth factor 23: MLGACLGLWVCTLVCAVHAYPNTSPLLGSSWGGLTHLYTATARNSYHLQIHRDGHVDGSPQQTIYSALMIRSEDAGFVVITGVVSRRYLCMDFRGNIFGSHHFSPESCRFRQRTLENGYDVYHSPQHRFLVSLGRAKRAFLPGTNPPPYAQFLSRRNEIPLLHFATARPRRHTRSAHDGGDPLSVLKPRARATPAPASCSQERPSAEDSGPAASDPLGVLRGHRLDARAGPGGAERCRPFPSFA; this comes from the exons ATGCTGGGGGCCTGCCTGGGCCTCTGGGTCTGCACCCTGGTCTGTGCGGTCCACGCCTATCCCAACACCTCCCCGCTGCTGGGCTCCAGCTGGGGCGGCCTGACCCACCTGTACACGGCCACGGCCAGGAACAGCTACCACCTGCAGATCCACAGGGACGGCCACGTGGATGGCTCACCCCAGCAGACCATCTACA GTGCCCTGATGATCAGATCTGAGGATGCGGGATTCGTGGTGATTACAGGGGTGGTGAGCCGGAGATATCTCTGCATGGACTTCAGAGGCAACATTTTTGGATCT CATCACTTCAGCCCCGAGAGCTGCAGGTTCCGGCAGCGGACGCTGGAGAACGGCTACGACGTGTACCACTCGCCGCAGCACCGCTTCCTCGTCAGCCTGGGTCGGGCCAAGCGTGCCTTCCTGCCGGGCACCAACCCGCCCCCGTACGCGCAGTTCCTGTCGCGCAGGAACGAGATCCCGCTGCTGCACTTCGCCACCGCGCGGCCCCGGCGCCACACGCGCAGCGCGCACGACGGCGGGGACCCGCTGAGCGTGCTCAAGCCGCGCGCCCGCGCCACGCCCGCGCCCGCCTCCTGCTCGCAAGAGCGGCCCAGCGCCGAGGACAGCGGCCCTGCGGCCAGCGACCCGCTGGGGGTGCTCCGCGGCCACCGGCTGGACGCGCGCGCCGGGCCGGGGGGCGCCGAGCGCTGCCGGCCCTTCCCCAGCTTCGCTTAG